The following coding sequences lie in one Pseudomonas svalbardensis genomic window:
- a CDS encoding sigma-54-dependent transcriptional regulator codes for MLNSVMVVDDESSIRSAVEQWLSLSGFEVQLFSRADECLAQLPKHFPGVILSDVRMPGMTGLELLAEVQRRDADLPVILLTGHGDVPMAVEAMRDGAYDFLEKPFSPETLLGSLRRALDKRRLVLENRALHEQADNRAKLDATLLGVSRGLQTLRRQVLDLATLPVNVLIRGETGSGKELVARCLHDFGPRADKPFVALNCAAIPEQLFEAELFGHESGAFTGASGKRIGKLEYADGGTLFLDEIESMPLAQQVKLLRVLQEQKLERLGSNQSIRVDLRIIAATKPDLLDEARAGRFREDLAYRLNVAELRLPPLRERREDIPLLFETFAHNAAERLGRTFPPLSGPQLSHLLSHDWPGNVRELANVAERQVLGLGEPEPVGIDPGQSLAAQQEAFEAHCLRAALTRHKGDVKAVLEELQLPRRTFNEKMQRHGLSREMFLGE; via the coding sequence GGCGCAGCTGCCGAAGCATTTCCCCGGGGTGATCCTCAGCGACGTGCGCATGCCGGGCATGACCGGCCTGGAACTGCTGGCCGAAGTTCAGCGGCGCGATGCCGACTTGCCGGTGATTCTGCTGACCGGTCACGGCGATGTGCCGATGGCGGTCGAAGCGATGCGCGATGGCGCCTACGACTTCCTTGAAAAACCCTTCAGCCCCGAAACCCTGCTCGGCAGCCTGCGCCGTGCGCTGGACAAGCGGCGGCTGGTGCTGGAAAACCGCGCCCTGCATGAGCAGGCGGACAACCGCGCCAAACTCGATGCGACGTTGCTGGGCGTGTCCCGTGGTTTGCAGACGCTGCGTCGGCAAGTGCTGGACCTGGCGACGCTGCCGGTCAATGTGTTGATACGTGGTGAAACCGGCAGCGGCAAGGAGTTGGTTGCCCGTTGCCTGCACGACTTCGGCCCGCGGGCCGACAAACCGTTTGTGGCATTGAACTGTGCGGCGATCCCCGAGCAGTTGTTCGAGGCCGAGCTGTTCGGCCACGAGAGCGGCGCGTTCACCGGCGCCTCGGGCAAACGCATCGGCAAGCTCGAATACGCCGATGGCGGCACGCTGTTTCTCGATGAAATCGAAAGCATGCCGCTGGCTCAGCAGGTGAAATTGCTGCGGGTGTTGCAGGAGCAGAAGCTGGAGCGGTTGGGCTCCAATCAGAGCATCCGCGTGGATTTGCGAATCATCGCCGCGACCAAACCCGACTTGCTCGACGAAGCCCGGGCCGGACGTTTTCGCGAGGACCTGGCCTATCGGTTGAACGTGGCCGAGTTGCGGCTGCCACCGTTGCGCGAGCGGCGTGAAGACATTCCGTTGTTGTTCGAGACGTTTGCGCACAATGCCGCCGAGCGTTTGGGGCGTACGTTTCCACCGCTGAGCGGCCCGCAGTTGAGCCACCTGCTGAGCCACGACTGGCCGGGAAATGTGCGCGAATTGGCGAACGTCGCCGAGCGGCAAGTGTTGGGACTGGGTGAGCCGGAACCGGTGGGGATTGATCCTGGGCAATCGCTGGCGGCGCAGCAGGAAGCGTTTGAAGCGCATTGTCTGCGCGCGGCGTTGACCCGGCATAAGGGTGATGTGAAAGCAGTATTGGAAGAGCTGCAGCTGCCGCGCCGGACCTTCAATGAAAAAATGCAGCGACATGGGTTGAGTCGGGAGATGTTTTTGGGGGAGTGA
- a CDS encoding MFS transporter → MDNSQTLPLGSAASPAKERTTASRIKSIFSGSVGNMVEWYDWYVYAAFSLYFAKAFFPKGDTTAQLLNTAAIFAVGFLMRPIGGWLMGLYADKAGRKKALMASVYLMCFGSLLIALSPGYETIGIGAPILLIFARLLQGLSVGGEYGTSATYLSEMATKERRGFYSSFQYVTLISGQLIALAVLIVLQQTLTTEELYAWGWRIPFAIGALCAVVALYLRRGMEETESFTKKEKAKESAMRTLMRHPKELMTVVGLTMGGTLAFYTYTTYMQKYLVNTVGMSISDSTTISAATLFLFMCLQPIIGGLSDKVGRRPILIAFGVLGTLFTVPILTTLHTIQTWWGAFFLIMAALIIVSGYTSINAVVKAELFPTEIRALGVGLPYALTVSIFGGTAEYIALWFKSIGMETGYYWYVTACIAVSLLVYITMKDTRKHSRIETD, encoded by the coding sequence ATGGATAACTCACAAACCCTGCCTCTTGGGTCGGCAGCTTCGCCTGCCAAAGAAAGAACCACTGCCAGTCGCATCAAATCGATCTTCAGCGGCTCTGTCGGCAACATGGTCGAGTGGTACGACTGGTACGTCTACGCCGCCTTCTCCCTGTACTTTGCCAAAGCCTTTTTCCCCAAAGGCGACACCACCGCACAACTGCTGAACACCGCCGCGATCTTCGCCGTGGGCTTCCTGATGCGCCCGATCGGTGGCTGGTTGATGGGCCTCTACGCCGACAAGGCCGGTCGCAAGAAAGCGCTGATGGCTTCGGTGTACCTGATGTGTTTCGGCTCGCTGCTGATCGCCCTGAGCCCGGGTTATGAAACCATTGGCATCGGCGCACCGATCCTGCTGATTTTCGCCCGTTTGCTGCAAGGTCTGTCGGTCGGTGGCGAGTACGGGACCTCGGCGACGTACCTCAGCGAGATGGCGACCAAGGAACGTCGCGGCTTTTACTCCAGCTTCCAGTACGTGACCCTGATCTCCGGCCAGCTCATCGCCCTGGCGGTGTTGATCGTGCTGCAACAGACCCTGACCACTGAAGAGCTGTACGCCTGGGGCTGGCGCATTCCGTTCGCCATCGGCGCGCTGTGTGCCGTGGTCGCGCTCTACCTGCGTCGTGGCATGGAAGAAACCGAGTCTTTCACCAAGAAAGAGAAGGCCAAGGAAAGCGCGATGCGCACCTTGATGCGCCATCCGAAGGAACTGATGACCGTGGTCGGCCTGACCATGGGCGGTACGCTGGCGTTCTACACCTACACCACGTACATGCAGAAATACCTGGTGAACACCGTCGGCATGAGCATCTCCGACTCCACCACTATTTCGGCCGCCACGCTGTTCCTGTTCATGTGCCTGCAACCGATCATTGGCGGGCTCTCGGATAAAGTCGGTCGCCGGCCAATCCTGATTGCCTTCGGTGTTCTCGGAACGCTGTTCACCGTGCCGATCCTGACCACCCTGCACACCATCCAGACGTGGTGGGGCGCGTTCTTCCTGATCATGGCGGCGTTGATCATCGTCAGCGGCTACACCTCGATCAACGCGGTGGTCAAAGCCGAATTGTTCCCGACCGAAATCCGCGCCCTGGGCGTTGGCCTGCCGTACGCGCTGACCGTGTCGATCTTCGGCGGCACCGCTGAATACATCGCACTGTGGTTCAAGAGCATCGGCATGGAAACTGGTTACTACTGGTATGTCACCGCGTGTATTGCCGTGTCGTTGCTGGTGTACATCACCATGAAAGACACCCGCAAGCATTCGCGGATCGAGACGGACTGA
- a CDS encoding flavin reductase family protein, protein MADDIHFYEPANGHGLPHDPFNAIVGPRPIGWISSQDADGRLNLAPYSFFNAFNYIPPIIGFSSVGRKDSLNNIERTGEFAWNLATRPLAEQMNRCSAMVPPEVNEFELSGLTPAASKIIQVPRVAESPVSFECKVTQIIQLQRADGEVVPSWLILGEVVAVHIAKWLLKDGVYDTAAAEPILRGGGPADYFQLGPEALFKMYRPGAVK, encoded by the coding sequence ATGGCTGACGACATCCATTTCTACGAACCCGCCAACGGCCACGGCCTGCCGCATGACCCGTTCAATGCCATCGTCGGCCCGCGCCCCATTGGCTGGATTTCCTCTCAGGATGCCGATGGCCGCCTGAACCTGGCGCCTTACAGTTTCTTCAACGCGTTCAACTACATTCCGCCGATCATTGGGTTTTCCAGTGTCGGGCGCAAAGACAGCCTGAATAACATCGAGCGAACCGGCGAGTTCGCCTGGAACCTGGCGACCCGTCCGCTGGCCGAGCAGATGAACCGGTGCTCTGCCATGGTCCCGCCTGAGGTCAACGAGTTCGAGCTGTCCGGGCTAACCCCGGCAGCGTCGAAAATCATTCAGGTGCCGCGCGTCGCCGAAAGTCCGGTGTCCTTCGAGTGCAAGGTCACGCAGATCATTCAGTTGCAGCGGGCGGACGGCGAAGTGGTGCCGAGCTGGCTGATACTCGGCGAAGTGGTCGCCGTGCATATCGCCAAGTGGCTGTTGAAGGATGGGGTGTACGACACCGCCGCGGCAGAACCGATCCTGCGCGGCGGCGGGCCAGCGGATTATTTCCAGCTGGGGCCTGAGGCGTTGTTCAAGATGTATCGCCCGGGGGCGGTCAAGTAA
- a CDS encoding putative quinol monooxygenase, producing MSTQIPVSHMAFVRARAGRSAELGARLSALIEPSRSAPGCLSFALQHSQCDPELWLVSGFWMNQQAMTAYFSTPAMQIFAELVQDLVVNSLDFHTFKDVSAAQALGQSQSWVHKMAG from the coding sequence ATGTCTACGCAGATCCCCGTCAGTCATATGGCCTTTGTCCGCGCCCGCGCCGGGCGTTCGGCGGAACTCGGTGCGCGCCTCAGCGCTTTGATCGAACCGTCTCGTAGCGCACCGGGTTGCTTGAGCTTTGCGCTGCAGCATTCGCAATGCGATCCCGAGTTGTGGCTGGTGTCCGGTTTCTGGATGAACCAGCAGGCCATGACCGCTTATTTCAGCACCCCGGCCATGCAGATTTTTGCCGAGTTGGTGCAAGACCTGGTGGTCAACAGCCTGGATTTTCATACCTTCAAGGACGTGTCGGCTGCCCAGGCGCTGGGGCAGTCCCAGTCGTGGGTACACAAAATGGCGGGTTGA
- a CDS encoding AraC family transcriptional regulator — protein MSSLDHFEAPLDADMEKQRAELAAIIRHNTAEDGTYATAVGSLFMSRHSKSHEFAPVLAQPALCIMAQGRKEVRLADEYFNYDPLNYLVVSVSMPLSGRVVNVTSEEPILAVRLDIDPAEITALIADAGPLGVPTRPTGRGLYVERIDTAMLDAVLRLARLLDAPKDIAMLAPLIRREILYRLLRSQQGHRLYEIAIANSQSHRISQAIKWLNGNYEQPLRIDDLAKEVNLSVSTLHHRFKAMTAMSPLQYQKQLRLQEARRLMLAEGLEASAAGYRVGYESPSQFSREYSRLFGAPPLRDLARLRLTV, from the coding sequence ATGTCGTCGCTCGATCACTTTGAAGCCCCGCTGGACGCCGACATGGAGAAACAGCGCGCGGAACTGGCCGCTATCATTCGCCATAACACGGCGGAGGATGGCACTTATGCGACTGCCGTCGGCTCGCTCTTCATGTCTCGCCATAGCAAGTCCCATGAGTTTGCCCCGGTACTGGCGCAACCCGCGCTGTGCATCATGGCGCAGGGCCGTAAAGAGGTCAGGCTGGCCGATGAATACTTCAACTACGATCCGCTGAATTACCTGGTGGTCTCCGTCTCGATGCCATTGAGCGGACGCGTGGTGAACGTCACGTCTGAAGAACCGATCCTCGCGGTGCGGCTGGACATTGATCCGGCAGAAATCACTGCGCTGATTGCCGACGCTGGCCCTCTCGGTGTGCCCACCCGGCCGACGGGACGCGGCTTGTATGTTGAACGGATCGACACCGCGATGCTTGACGCGGTGTTGCGTCTGGCACGTTTGCTGGATGCGCCGAAAGACATCGCCATGCTCGCACCGCTGATTCGCCGGGAGATTCTTTATCGGTTGTTGCGCAGCCAGCAGGGGCATCGGCTGTACGAAATCGCTATCGCCAACAGCCAGAGCCATCGCATCAGCCAGGCGATCAAATGGCTCAACGGCAACTATGAACAGCCGTTGCGCATCGATGATCTGGCGAAGGAAGTGAACCTGAGCGTGTCGACGTTGCATCACCGGTTCAAGGCGATGACGGCGATGAGTCCGTTGCAGTATCAGAAACAACTGCGCCTGCAAGAAGCGCGGCGGTTGATGCTGGCGGAAGGGCTGGAAGCTTCGGCAGCGGGGTATCGAGTGGGGTATGAAAGCCCTTCGCAATTCAGCCGAGAGTACAGCCGGTTGTTCGGGGCGCCGCCGTTGCGGGATTTGGCGCGGTTGCGGTTGACCGTCTGA
- a CDS encoding ABC transporter ATP-binding protein: MTGLILENVEKHYGSACAVKDVNLHLPEGKLVCFLGPSGCGKTTLLRMIAGLETLSGGEIRLDGEDIGHTPAHLRNFGMVFQSLALFPHMTVGENIAYPLKLRGVSKADQQARVVELLQLIQLQEMIDRPVSKLSGGQRQRVAIARAIANHPKILLLDEPLSALDAKLRESMQVEIRQLQQRLNITTIMVTHDQREAMTMADIVVVLGEHRVQQVGTPIEIYRHPANEFVADFIGSGNIFPATALGNGKIGLPGGDALEVPICSSIVVGEKVKMLIRPEDLQLSHPQATAGNRLLGKVTFVRDIGATIETTVECSGVSFTALSTPCQGFGLSIGNPVSVTLPAEACRVLGA, encoded by the coding sequence ATGACTGGTCTGATTCTGGAAAACGTCGAGAAACATTACGGCTCGGCCTGCGCGGTAAAAGATGTAAACCTGCATTTGCCTGAGGGCAAACTGGTGTGTTTTCTTGGCCCTTCGGGCTGCGGCAAAACCACGTTGCTGCGAATGATCGCTGGGCTTGAAACCCTGAGCGGCGGAGAGATTCGCCTGGACGGTGAAGACATCGGCCATACGCCTGCGCATTTGCGTAACTTCGGCATGGTGTTTCAGTCGCTGGCGCTGTTTCCGCACATGACGGTGGGGGAGAACATCGCCTATCCGCTGAAACTGCGTGGGGTCAGCAAGGCTGATCAGCAGGCGCGGGTGGTGGAGTTGTTGCAACTGATTCAGTTGCAGGAAATGATCGACCGTCCGGTGTCGAAACTCTCTGGTGGCCAACGTCAGCGCGTGGCGATTGCCCGGGCGATTGCCAATCACCCGAAAATTCTGCTGCTCGACGAACCGCTGTCGGCGCTGGACGCCAAGCTGCGCGAGTCGATGCAAGTGGAAATCCGTCAGCTGCAACAACGCTTGAACATCACCACCATCATGGTGACCCACGACCAGCGTGAAGCCATGACCATGGCGGATATCGTCGTGGTATTGGGTGAGCATCGCGTGCAGCAGGTGGGCACGCCGATTGAGATTTATCGTCACCCGGCCAATGAATTTGTCGCGGACTTTATCGGCTCGGGCAACATCTTCCCGGCCACGGCACTGGGCAACGGCAAGATCGGGCTGCCGGGTGGCGATGCGCTGGAAGTGCCGATCTGCAGCAGCATCGTGGTGGGTGAGAAAGTGAAGATGCTGATTCGCCCTGAGGACCTGCAACTGTCGCATCCACAGGCGACGGCGGGGAATCGGTTGCTCGGTAAGGTGACGTTTGTGCGTGATATTGGCGCGACGATTGAGACGACTGTGGAGTGTTCCGGGGTGTCGTTTACAGCGTTGAGTACGCCGTGTCAGGGGTTTGGGTTGAGCATTGGCAATCCGGTGTCGGTGACCCTTCCGGCTGAGGCGTGCCGCGTACTCGGCGCCTGA
- a CDS encoding ABC transporter permease, translating to MSSVIKKRYGLLPGETGKFAGILSGFILLLAVLPILTMIVMSFSGASNLDFPPSSYSLQWYKAAWNTFVSPDSSDVLSLGKAMTTSLMVACLTMVFATIVAVPAAYALTRCEFRGKAVALQLMSLPLVFPMVVLGLALLLVFDSLPFQITTSRLVIAHVILALPFVVKNCTAAMLSIGSEVEEAAQMLGASPTRAIIDVVVPLMKSGILAGMLLAFIVSFNEFTVTYFLYTIDVMTVPIWMYSRTVSSLDPTVFSFAVLIVLIDFVLIWALEKLVGEGGVSF from the coding sequence ATGAGCTCTGTGATCAAGAAACGTTATGGGCTGCTGCCCGGCGAGACCGGCAAGTTTGCCGGCATCCTGTCGGGCTTCATCCTGCTGCTGGCGGTGTTGCCGATCCTGACCATGATTGTGATGTCGTTCAGCGGTGCGTCGAACCTCGACTTCCCGCCGAGCAGCTACAGCCTGCAATGGTACAAGGCTGCCTGGAACACCTTCGTGTCGCCGGATTCCAGCGATGTGCTGAGCCTCGGCAAAGCCATGACCACCAGCTTGATGGTGGCGTGCCTGACCATGGTGTTTGCGACGATTGTCGCGGTGCCGGCAGCCTATGCCCTGACCCGTTGCGAGTTCCGCGGTAAAGCCGTGGCGCTGCAACTGATGTCGCTGCCGCTGGTGTTTCCGATGGTGGTGTTGGGGCTGGCGTTGCTGCTGGTGTTTGACAGCCTGCCCTTTCAAATCACTACGTCGCGACTGGTGATTGCCCACGTGATCCTGGCGCTACCGTTCGTGGTGAAAAACTGCACCGCCGCGATGCTCTCCATCGGCAGCGAAGTCGAAGAGGCCGCGCAGATGCTCGGTGCTTCGCCGACCCGGGCGATTATCGATGTGGTGGTGCCGCTGATGAAGTCGGGGATTCTGGCGGGGATGCTGCTGGCGTTCATCGTCTCGTTCAACGAATTCACCGTGACCTACTTCCTCTACACCATCGACGTCATGACCGTGCCGATCTGGATGTACAGCCGCACCGTGTCATCGCTCGACCCAACCGTTTTCTCGTTTGCCGTGCTGATCGTGCTGATCGACTTCGTCCTGATCTGGGCGTTGGAGAAGTTAGTCGGTGAAGGTGGCGTTTCGTTCTGA
- a CDS encoding ABC transporter permease — translation MEHQPLTHPVAAASVRTNRGVSPTTRAWIFLSPSMLFLGVLIAASLLVLRMSVGTKGAEWTGFSLASYAQLLEPYYLKSLLLTLRLALISAVIAVVLAIPVAYTMSRLTSPFVRRIFLAAVLLPLLVNLLLQSYGWLVILGPGGMLNQALMGLGLIKRPIMLLYNQNGVLMGLVQTAFPLAVLPIASAMRGVARTYEEAAATLGASRLQVFRQVVLPMSMPGIITGATLVFAYNASSFVVPLLLGGRRVPMLAVMVHDQIAPLMNWPAASAAGVVLIVTTLAIMTLSEYITGRRRRMLEASQ, via the coding sequence ATGGAACACCAACCTCTGACTCATCCGGTCGCCGCCGCTTCAGTGCGCACCAATCGGGGTGTTTCGCCGACGACGCGTGCCTGGATTTTCCTCTCGCCGTCGATGCTGTTTCTGGGCGTATTGATCGCCGCCAGCCTGCTGGTACTGCGCATGAGCGTGGGCACCAAAGGCGCGGAATGGACCGGGTTCAGCCTGGCCAGTTACGCCCAATTGCTGGAACCGTATTACCTCAAATCCTTGCTGCTGACCCTGCGTCTGGCGCTGATCAGCGCGGTGATCGCGGTCGTGCTGGCGATTCCGGTGGCTTACACCATGTCGCGGCTGACCTCACCGTTTGTGCGACGGATCTTCCTCGCCGCGGTGCTGCTGCCATTGCTGGTCAACCTGCTGCTGCAAAGCTACGGCTGGCTGGTGATTCTGGGACCTGGCGGGATGCTCAACCAGGCACTGATGGGCCTGGGCCTGATCAAGCGCCCGATCATGTTGCTCTACAACCAGAACGGCGTACTGATGGGCCTGGTGCAAACCGCGTTCCCGTTGGCCGTGCTGCCGATTGCCAGCGCCATGCGCGGCGTCGCCCGTACTTATGAAGAAGCCGCTGCAACGCTGGGTGCCAGCCGTTTGCAGGTGTTCCGTCAGGTGGTGCTGCCGATGAGCATGCCGGGGATCATCACCGGCGCGACGTTGGTATTCGCCTACAACGCCAGCAGCTTCGTGGTGCCTTTGCTGCTCGGTGGTCGACGCGTGCCGATGCTGGCCGTGATGGTCCATGACCAGATCGCCCCGCTGATGAACTGGCCCGCAGCGTCTGCTGCCGGTGTGGTGTTGATTGTCACCACGCTCGCGATCATGACCTTGTCCGAATACATCACTGGCCGTCGTCGGCGCATGCTGGAGGCTTCGCAATGA
- a CDS encoding extracellular solute-binding protein has product MGEHDLNRRQFIKTVGVASVAAAAMSLPFVKANASDTRFQGKTLRLLTWSDDTGLAALRNIAATFEDKYGCKVIADRTGSTSEMVAKLKAAGDRPQYDIITLAGVGAEGLAAANLLEKPDLNRIPNLVDVPEKYRTGANGHGIGYLLWCNSLVYSTRTIKEAPDSYAALWDAELSPNIFLPPPNWTEAMDLIIIAAKLAGGDEHNIEPGFKKLAELKDRVVTLGENPNQIAELFRTGSLDMGGLYAPAFFPKQIRDPAYGLGATFGMKEGFYTDLMLSVMPKNRPGDTDLVYAFINHSLDPLVQGKMAEDIYNGPVNAKAIISAEARKSPYILTPEQIAEKAIMHDNAFLASVHDQWIRRYTEIFSS; this is encoded by the coding sequence ATGGGCGAGCATGATTTAAACAGACGTCAATTCATTAAAACCGTGGGCGTGGCGTCCGTAGCCGCGGCGGCCATGAGTTTGCCCTTCGTCAAGGCCAATGCCAGCGACACACGCTTCCAGGGCAAGACCCTGCGTTTGCTGACCTGGTCGGATGACACCGGTCTCGCCGCACTGCGCAACATCGCGGCAACCTTCGAAGACAAGTACGGCTGCAAGGTCATCGCTGACCGCACTGGCAGCACCTCGGAAATGGTCGCCAAACTCAAGGCCGCTGGTGATCGTCCGCAGTACGACATCATCACCCTGGCCGGCGTCGGCGCCGAAGGTCTGGCCGCGGCCAACCTGCTGGAAAAACCCGACCTCAACCGCATTCCCAACCTGGTCGATGTACCGGAGAAATACCGCACCGGCGCCAACGGTCACGGCATCGGTTACCTGCTGTGGTGCAACAGCCTCGTCTACAGCACCCGCACCATCAAGGAAGCGCCGGACAGTTACGCGGCCCTGTGGGACGCCGAGCTGTCGCCGAACATCTTCCTGCCGCCGCCGAACTGGACCGAAGCGATGGACCTGATCATCATCGCCGCCAAACTGGCCGGTGGTGACGAACACAACATCGAACCGGGCTTCAAGAAGCTCGCCGAGCTGAAAGATCGCGTAGTGACCCTGGGCGAAAACCCGAACCAGATCGCCGAACTGTTCCGTACCGGCTCGCTGGACATGGGTGGCTTGTACGCACCGGCATTCTTCCCGAAACAGATCCGCGATCCGGCTTACGGTCTGGGCGCCACCTTCGGCATGAAGGAAGGTTTCTACACCGACCTGATGCTCTCGGTGATGCCGAAGAATCGTCCGGGCGACACCGACCTGGTCTACGCCTTCATCAACCACTCTCTGGACCCACTGGTGCAGGGCAAGATGGCTGAGGACATCTACAACGGTCCGGTCAACGCCAAGGCGATCATCTCCGCCGAAGCGCGCAAGAGCCCGTACATCCTCACGCCTGAGCAGATTGCCGAGAAGGCGATCATGCACGACAACGCCTTCCTGGCCTCCGTGCATGACCAATGGATTCGTCGTTACACGGAAATCTTTTCTTCCTGA
- a CDS encoding aldehyde dehydrogenase family protein, translating into MTFPTTLDGLFIDGQWSAGTEHLRVINPATEALLTTVNGGDERAVDQAVTAATDAFKDWSKTTGAERGAILRRIAAGVQAGREQLMHLQSSNNGKPLFEAAIDVDDVIATFEYYAGLAEGLDAKQDSKVELPTDDFSARVRREPCGVVGLIVPWNFPMVTTAWKLAPALAAGCCVVLKPSEVTPLPELELAAIIAEAGLPKGVFNLVCGTGLAVGAPLSADPRIAKISFTGSNAVGVQVMQRAAETVKGVSLELGGKSSLLVLKDADIELAVEVACGGGFFNAGQMCSATSRVLVADELADEFLIRLKARAEAIRVADPFDPNVEMGALVNQAQYQRVLGHIDRGLSAGAKLVCGGNRPADLSRGYFLQPTIFTEVPLDSALWCEEIFGPVICVRSFACEAEAIALANDTQFGLVASVVTRDAEVADRVANALQAGLVWINAPQVIFPQAAWGGYKQSSIGRELGPWGLQAFQEIKHVIRAV; encoded by the coding sequence ATGACTTTCCCAACGACACTGGACGGCCTGTTCATTGATGGCCAATGGTCGGCCGGCACCGAACATTTACGCGTGATCAACCCGGCGACCGAAGCCCTGTTGACCACCGTGAATGGCGGCGATGAACGTGCTGTCGATCAAGCCGTCACTGCGGCGACCGACGCCTTCAAGGATTGGTCGAAAACCACCGGCGCCGAGCGCGGCGCGATCCTGCGCAGAATCGCTGCGGGCGTGCAGGCCGGCCGCGAACAGTTGATGCATTTGCAGTCGAGCAACAACGGCAAACCGCTGTTTGAAGCCGCCATCGATGTCGATGACGTGATCGCCACCTTCGAGTACTACGCAGGTCTGGCCGAAGGGCTCGATGCCAAGCAAGACAGCAAGGTGGAGCTGCCAACCGACGACTTCAGCGCTCGTGTGCGCCGCGAGCCGTGTGGTGTGGTTGGCCTGATCGTGCCGTGGAACTTCCCGATGGTCACCACCGCCTGGAAACTCGCCCCGGCTTTGGCCGCGGGTTGCTGCGTGGTGCTCAAGCCTTCCGAAGTGACACCGCTGCCGGAACTGGAACTGGCAGCGATCATCGCCGAGGCCGGCCTGCCCAAGGGCGTGTTCAACCTGGTCTGCGGCACTGGCCTGGCCGTCGGCGCGCCGTTGTCCGCTGATCCGCGCATCGCCAAAATTTCATTCACCGGCAGCAACGCCGTCGGTGTTCAAGTCATGCAACGTGCCGCAGAAACCGTGAAGGGCGTGAGCCTGGAACTGGGCGGTAAATCCTCGCTGTTGGTGCTCAAAGACGCCGACATTGAACTGGCCGTGGAAGTGGCCTGTGGCGGTGGTTTCTTCAATGCCGGGCAGATGTGTTCCGCCACCAGCCGTGTGCTGGTCGCTGATGAACTGGCCGATGAATTCCTCATCCGTTTGAAGGCCCGCGCCGAAGCCATTCGTGTAGCCGACCCGTTCGACCCGAACGTGGAAATGGGCGCACTGGTCAATCAGGCGCAGTACCAGCGCGTGCTCGGTCACATCGATCGTGGTTTGAGTGCTGGCGCCAAGCTGGTTTGCGGCGGCAATCGTCCAGCAGACCTGTCGCGCGGCTATTTTTTGCAGCCGACGATTTTCACTGAAGTGCCCCTCGACAGTGCGCTGTGGTGTGAAGAGATCTTCGGACCAGTGATCTGCGTGCGCAGTTTTGCCTGCGAAGCCGAGGCGATTGCCCTGGCCAACGACACCCAGTTCGGTCTGGTGGCCAGCGTCGTCACTCGCGACGCTGAAGTTGCAGATCGGGTCGCCAACGCCTTGCAGGCGGGGCTTGTGTGGATCAACGCGCCGCAAGTGATCTTCCCGCAGGCCGCTTGGGGTGGCTACAAACAGAGCAGCATCGGCCGCGAATTGGGGCCGTGGGGCTTGCAGGCTTTCCAGGAAATAAAACACGTGATTCGAGCGGTCTGA